The following are from one region of the Amyelois transitella isolate CPQ chromosome 21, ilAmyTran1.1, whole genome shotgun sequence genome:
- the LOC106136613 gene encoding FMRFamide-related peptides-like — MCCSRSVVVLAALWLVVGAASTPVRRSPDLEARRRSAIDRSMIRFGRSYPPEVSAADIREALQLPVRRGNSFLRFGRSQPPSLTTDDLVSLLRSYDEEYDTSKRSPSFIRLGRNPSFVRLGRSSNDEKEQSAELIVSGYPHRNSRARDHFIRLGRDSEEMDKSEFEEDERRKRSTECDGCEA; from the exons ATGTGTTGTTCCCGAAGCGTGGTTGTGCTGGCTGCGTTGTGGCTGGTAGTTGGAGCAGCTTCCACTCCAGTGAGGCGCTCCCCCGACCTGGAGGCAAGACGTAGAAGCGCCATTGACCGCAGTATGATAAG GTTCGGAAGATCCTATCCACCAGAAGTGTCAGCGGCTGACATTCGAGAGGCTCTGCAGCTCCCGGTCCGTAGAGGAAACAGCTTTCTCCGTTTCGGAAGGTCACAACCGCCTTCCTTGACCACCGACGACTTAGTATCTCTCCTGAGAAGTTATGATGAAGAATACGATACCTCTAAAAGATCTCCAAGTTTCATCCGCCTGGGTCGCAACCCTAGCTTCGTCAGATTGGGCCGTTCTTCCAACGATGAGAAGGAACAAAGTGCTGAGCTGATAGTAAGTGGTTACCCTCACAGAAATAGCAGAGCGAGGGACCACTTCATCAGACTCGGCAGGGATAGTGAGGAAATGGATAAGAGTGAGTTTGAAGAAGACGAGAGAAGGAAAAGGTCCACTGAATGCGACGGGTGCGAGGCgtaa